The sequence below is a genomic window from Macaca thibetana thibetana isolate TM-01 unplaced genomic scaffold, ASM2454274v1 unplaced_scaffolds13, whole genome shotgun sequence.
TATGACTGCAGACCCAGGGCAGGATAAGCAAACACAAGGAAAGCAGGTGTGGGTCTTGGAACAACTGCCCTCCTAAGGCCTGTCCTTAGCAGGAACCTTCCCCTGACTCGTGAATGCTGGAATCAGGACCCCAACACCATAATCATCAAGGTGATACATTGTCCTTCACTGTCACATGTGCTTCACAAAAGAGTAAGTGCTGGCACACAGGCCCCAGGCTGGGACGGCCCATGTGTGGATGCTGCTTCCCAGTAATGAGGCAGGAAACACTTCTACCAGGGGCTTGAAACCCCCAGTGGGACAAGAAAACCCAGACCCCACCACTCAACCCTTCCCTACCTAAGCTCTTCCTCTTCCACATCACAGCAGCAACCACAGCTCCTAGGACAGCCAGGCCAGCAACGATGCCCACGATGGGGATGGTGGATTGGGAAGACGGCtctgggaaaggaggggaaggtgAGGGGCCCTAACCCCCAGGCCTGAGCCCTGACCCTGCTAAAGGGCTCCAGAAGGGTTCCTGCTTTCTCTGAAAGACATATGACCCCCAAAATCCCCCTCCTTACCCCATCTCAAGGTGAGGGGCTCCAGCAGCCCCTTGTGCTGCACATGGCACGTGTATCTCTGCTCTTCTCCAGAAGGCACCACCACAGCTGCCCACTTCTGGAAGGTTCCATCCCCTGCTGGCCTGGTCTCCACAAGCTCAGTGTCCTGAGTTTGCTCCTCCCCATCCCGCTGCCAGGTCAGTGAGATCTCCGCAGGGTAgaagcccagggcccagcacctCAGGGTGGCCTCATGGTCAGAGACGGGGTGGTGGGCCACATGTGTCTTTGGGGGATCTGATGGGAAAGTCAGAAAATTCAGGCGCTTTGCATCTCTCATGGGACACCCCAGCAGCACCCATGTAACCATCCTGAGAATGGACAGGAaacctggggtggggaagggagcacagaagccagacaccagcctggacacagGTACCTGGGATAATCTCCTATTCCTTGGAAAGTTCTAGTCTCTGAGGGGGGAACAACGATTTCTGGTTCTGACCTGAGTGGAACCCGAGGGACTGAGAAAAGCTGGAATCAGACCTTCAAACACATCGAGTGTGAGGCAGAGAACAAGGCCTGAGAGAAAAAGTCACGGGGCCCAAGGCTGCTGCAGGGGTCAAAAGCGTATTTCCTCAGAGATTTCATGCCTTAATTGTCCTAGACAGCAGAGGGGACCCTCAGAGGAAACTCTGGAAAActcatgccattctccattcAAGGGAGGGCGACATTCTAGCGCTGATCCCATTTCTCCCCTCCTCCTAGGAGGCCATCCCGGGAAATCTATAGGAGATGTGGAAGACTCCCCACTGCCTCTGGTACCCGCGTGCTGCAGCGTCTCCTTCCCGTTCTCCAGGTATCTACGGAGCCACTCCAGGCACTCGCCCTCCAAGTAGGCTCTCAGCTTCTCCGCCGCACGGGCCGCCTCCCACTTGCGCTGCGTTATCTGAGCCGTCGTGTCTGCGGCGGTCCAGGAGCGCAGGTCCTCGTTCAGGGCGATGTAATCCCTGCCGTCGTAGGCGAACTGCCGGTACCCGCGGAGGAGGCGCCCGTCGGGCCCAAGGTCGCAGCCGTACATCCACTGGAAGGTGTGAGACCCTGGCCCCGCCCCTGCGGTCAGGCCTCCCCACCGATTCCCGTCCCCGCCCCGACCAACCTTCGGGGATTGTGGCCTAAGCTGAAAATGAAACCGGGTAAAGGCGCCTGGGGCTCTCCTGGATCCTGGGTCTGGGCGGGTCCCGCAGCCTCGGGGTGGATCTCAGACCCAAAGACTCCGGGGAACTCGGGCCGTCcgtgggggat
It includes:
- the LOC126947252 gene encoding class I histocompatibility antigen, Gogo-B*0103 alpha chain-like encodes the protein MVPRTLLLLLSGALALTETWVGSHSLRYFSTAVSRPGRGEPWYLEVGYVDDTQFVRFDSDAASPRMEPRAPWMEQEGPEYWDRNTRNAKVNAETFRGDLRNLLRYYNQSEAGSHTFQWMYGCDLGPDGRLLRGYRQFAYDGRDYIALNEDLRSWTAADTTAQITQRKWEAARAAEKLRAYLEGECLEWLRRYLENGKETLQHADPPKTHVAHHPVSDHEATLRCWALGFYPAEISLTWQRDGEEQTQDTELVETRPAGDGTFQKWAAVVVPSGEEQRYTCHVQHKGLLEPLTLRWEPSSQSTIPIVGIVAGLAVLGAVVAAVMWKRKSLGHFLPTRGKRGSYSQAACSNSAQSSYVSLMDSKG